A single region of the Brassica rapa cultivar Chiifu-401-42 chromosome A03, CAAS_Brap_v3.01, whole genome shotgun sequence genome encodes:
- the LOC103855458 gene encoding trafficking protein particle complex subunit 4 yields the protein MAAIYSLYIINKSGGLIFYKDCGTKGRMDTNDSLRVASLWHSMHAISQQLSPVNGCSGIELLQADTFDLHCFQSLPGTKFFVVCEPGTPHMESLLRYVYELYTDYVLKNPFYEIEMPIRCELFDINLTQAVQSDRVALLGR from the exons ATGGCAGCGATTTACAGTCTTTACATAATCAACAAATCTGGTGGTTTGATTTTCTATAAG GACTGTGGAACGAAGGGAAGGATGGATACGAATGATAGCTTGAGAGTAGCCAGTTTATGGCACTCTATGCACGCCATTTCTCAGCAGCTTTCCCCTGTTAATGGCTGTTCTGGCATCGAGCTTCTCCAAGCTGATACCTTTGATCTCCATTGCTTCCAGTCTCTCCcag GAACAAAGTTCTTTGTGGTTTGTGAACCTGGAACTCCTCACATGGAGAGCCTCCTTAGATACGTTTATGAACTCTACACTGACTACGTCTTGAAGAACCCTTTCTATGAGATTGAGATGCCTATTCGCTGCGAGCTTTTCGACATCAACCTTACTCAAGCTGTTCAGTCTGACCGCGTTGCACTCTTAGGACGATGA